In the genome of Pseudomonas putida, one region contains:
- a CDS encoding carbamoyltransferase family protein, translating to MALTILGLSGALSHDPSAALYIDGKLVAAAEEERFVRDKHAKNRMPYESAKFCLEQAGIKPSDVDVVAIPFAPISLFGKARWHYAKRYWYAPDRALDAILMGNRRYKRYRKKIVWCLEQLGFDPKKIKIEPVEHHLAHASSAYHCSGFKEKTAILGIDGKGEYATTFFGYGENGKIHKIKEFYDPDSLGGLYGAITEFLGFEMLDGEFKVMGMAPYGDASKYDFSRLASFENGELVINTEYANVIGLRRYKEKGKGFYFSPKLIEWLGPKREGDIADEPYIHYAASMQALFEKLALQMIDHYLGDILKQGGKLAFAGGCALNVKLNQKIIARPDVKELFVQPASGDAGTAVGAAAYVSHARGVPVEKMEHVYLGPSYSNEDVIAACARHPNAPKWRKIDDMPQRIAKIMVDGNPVAWFQGRMEFGPRALGGRSIIGCPSVPGVADRINEQIKFRERWRPFCPSMLDTVGPQMIKVDHPAPFMTFTFEVAEEWKTRVPEVVHEDGTSRAQVLKREYNPRYYDMMKALEDLTGNGVSLNTSLNRRGEPMICSPTDALNMFFGSDLQYLIMEDILVVKDGAAPYDQPL from the coding sequence TTGGCATTGACGATTCTTGGCCTGTCCGGCGCCCTTAGCCATGACCCTTCCGCGGCCCTGTACATCGACGGCAAACTGGTTGCCGCCGCCGAAGAAGAGCGCTTCGTGCGTGACAAGCATGCGAAGAACCGCATGCCCTACGAGTCGGCGAAGTTCTGTCTGGAGCAGGCTGGCATCAAGCCGTCCGACGTCGACGTGGTGGCCATTCCGTTCGCCCCTATCAGCCTGTTCGGCAAGGCGCGCTGGCACTACGCCAAGCGTTACTGGTACGCCCCGGATCGCGCCCTTGACGCGATCCTGATGGGCAACCGTCGCTACAAGCGCTACCGCAAGAAGATCGTCTGGTGCCTGGAGCAGCTGGGCTTCGATCCGAAGAAGATCAAGATCGAGCCGGTCGAGCACCACCTGGCGCACGCCTCCAGCGCCTATCACTGCTCGGGCTTCAAGGAAAAGACCGCGATCCTCGGTATCGATGGTAAAGGCGAGTACGCCACCACCTTCTTCGGCTATGGCGAGAACGGCAAGATCCACAAGATCAAGGAGTTCTACGACCCGGACTCCCTGGGCGGCCTGTATGGCGCGATCACCGAGTTCCTCGGCTTCGAGATGCTCGATGGCGAGTTCAAGGTCATGGGCATGGCGCCCTATGGCGACGCCAGCAAGTATGACTTCTCCCGTCTGGCCAGCTTCGAGAATGGCGAGCTGGTGATCAACACCGAATACGCCAACGTCATCGGCCTGCGCCGCTATAAAGAGAAGGGCAAGGGCTTCTACTTCTCGCCCAAGCTGATCGAGTGGCTGGGGCCCAAGCGCGAAGGCGACATCGCCGACGAGCCCTACATCCATTACGCGGCGAGCATGCAGGCGCTGTTCGAGAAGCTCGCGCTGCAGATGATCGACCACTATCTGGGCGACATCCTCAAGCAGGGTGGCAAGCTGGCCTTCGCTGGCGGCTGCGCACTGAACGTCAAGCTCAACCAGAAGATCATCGCCCGCCCGGACGTCAAGGAGCTGTTCGTCCAGCCGGCCTCGGGCGATGCCGGTACCGCCGTCGGTGCCGCGGCCTATGTTTCTCACGCCCGTGGTGTGCCGGTCGAGAAGATGGAACATGTCTACCTCGGCCCTTCGTACTCCAACGAAGACGTGATCGCTGCCTGCGCCCGTCATCCAAATGCGCCCAAGTGGCGCAAGATCGACGACATGCCACAGCGCATCGCCAAGATCATGGTCGATGGCAACCCTGTGGCCTGGTTCCAGGGCCGCATGGAGTTCGGCCCGCGTGCCTTGGGGGGGCGTTCGATCATCGGCTGCCCAAGCGTGCCGGGCGTGGCCGACCGGATCAACGAGCAGATCAAGTTCCGTGAGCGCTGGAGACCCTTCTGCCCGTCGATGCTCGATACCGTCGGTCCGCAGATGATCAAGGTCGACCACCCGGCGCCTTTCATGACCTTCACCTTCGAGGTCGCAGAGGAGTGGAAGACCCGCGTGCCAGAGGTGGTCCACGAGGATGGTACCTCTCGCGCCCAGGTGCTCAAGCGTGAATACAATCCACGCTACTACGACATGATGAAGGCCCTCGAGGACCTCACCGGCAATGGCGTGTCGCTGAACACCTCGCTCAATCGCCGTGGCGAACCCATGATCTGCTCGCCGACCGACGCCCTGAACATGTTCTTCGGCTCGGACCTGCAGTACCTGATCATGGAAGACATCCTGGTAGTCAAGGACGGCGCGGCGCCTTATGACCAACCGCTCTGA
- a CDS encoding glycosyltransferase, whose product MTNRSERRVLQFCHGYDGPFLDCARQYASLFEGSGYKVTTVFLTGKADPQVAAGCASDEVLFLEFSSKAVRGLKLGAIAALRKIAAARDFSFCIAHRFKPIYVALLGTGLPVIGVHHAFGDYQRGGRRLFANLFRKRLSLLGVSDAVRDDMRRCLAQWPAERIQTLYNRIDVQGLQASLVPRDEARQALGLAPQAWIVGNVGRLHPDKDQATLLRGFAEALPGLPAGARLAILGEGRLEAALKAQAAQLGIAGQVDFLGQVHNARRYFQAFDVFALSSDHEPFGMVLLEAMVAGVPLLATACGGALEVVEGVGVLFPLGDAGQLAQGLKHMAGLDASQRQACAEHMLQRLHERFSDQAVREAFWALPQVRALVAEA is encoded by the coding sequence ATGACCAACCGCTCTGAACGGCGCGTCCTGCAGTTCTGCCACGGCTATGACGGGCCATTCCTGGACTGTGCCCGTCAATATGCCAGCCTGTTCGAGGGCAGCGGCTACAAGGTCACCACGGTCTTTCTCACCGGTAAGGCCGACCCGCAGGTAGCCGCCGGCTGTGCATCGGACGAAGTGCTGTTCCTGGAGTTCAGCTCCAAGGCCGTACGTGGCCTGAAGCTGGGCGCGATCGCCGCGCTGCGCAAGATCGCCGCGGCCCGCGACTTCAGCTTCTGCATCGCCCACCGCTTCAAGCCGATCTATGTGGCGCTGCTGGGCACCGGCTTGCCGGTGATCGGCGTGCACCACGCGTTCGGTGACTACCAGCGCGGTGGCCGGCGTCTGTTCGCCAACCTGTTCAGAAAGCGCCTGAGCCTGCTCGGCGTCTCCGACGCGGTGCGTGACGACATGCGCCGGTGCCTGGCGCAGTGGCCGGCCGAGCGAATCCAGACGCTGTACAACCGTATCGATGTCCAGGGCCTGCAGGCCAGTCTGGTGCCGCGTGACGAAGCGCGCCAGGCCTTGGGGCTCGCCCCCCAGGCATGGATTGTCGGCAACGTCGGTCGCCTGCACCCCGACAAGGACCAGGCGACCTTGCTGCGAGGCTTTGCCGAGGCGTTGCCTGGCCTGCCTGCCGGTGCCCGTCTGGCGATTCTGGGCGAAGGCCGCCTGGAAGCTGCGCTCAAGGCGCAGGCGGCGCAGTTGGGTATTGCCGGTCAGGTGGACTTTCTGGGCCAGGTGCACAATGCGCGTCGTTATTTTCAGGCGTTCGATGTATTCGCCTTGAGTTCCGATCATGAGCCGTTCGGCATGGTCCTGCTGGAGGCGATGGTTGCCGGCGTGCCGCTGCTGGCCACCGCGTGTGGCGGTGCGCTGGAGGTGGTCGAAGGCGTGGGTGTGCTGTTCCCGCTGGGGGATGCTGGGCAACTGGCCCAGGGCCTTAAGCACATGGCCGGGCTGGATGCGTCGCAGCGCCAGGCGTGCGCCGAGCACATGCTGCAACGCCTGCACGAGCGGTTTTCCGATCAGGCCGTGCGCGAGGCCTTCTGGGCTCTGCCGCAGGTGCGGGCGCTGGTGGCGGAGGCGTGA
- the putP gene encoding sodium/proline symporter PutP: MGNPLTITFVIYIAVMVLIGFAAYRSTKNLSDYILGGRSLGSVVTALSAGASDMSGWLLMGLPGAIYFAGLSEAWIAIGLTVGAYLNWLFVAGRLRVQTEYNGDALTLPDYFSSRFEDNSGLLRVISAIVILVFFTIYCASGIVAGARLFESTFGMSYETALWAGAAATIAYTFVGGFLAVSWTDTVQASLMIFALILTPIIVLISTGGFDATFLAIEAQNPANFDMFRGATFIGIISLMGWGLGYFGQPHILARFMAADSVKSIAKARRISMTWMILCLAGTCAVGFFGIAYFSAHPEVAGPVTENHERVFIELAKILFNPWVAGVLLSAILAAVMSTLSCQLLVCSSALTEDFYKSFLRKNASQRELVWVGRLMVLAVALIAIAMASNPENRVLGLVAYAWAGFGAAFGPVVLISVLWKGMTRNGALAGIVIGALTVILWKNYVGMGLYEIIPGFLFASIAIVVVSKLGSPSSSMVSRFETADAAYHTNK, encoded by the coding sequence ATGGGCAATCCACTCACGATCACCTTCGTGATCTACATTGCGGTAATGGTGCTGATCGGCTTCGCCGCCTATCGCTCCACCAAAAACCTCTCCGACTACATCCTGGGCGGACGCAGCCTCGGTAGCGTGGTCACCGCGCTTTCAGCCGGCGCCTCCGACATGAGCGGCTGGCTGCTGATGGGCCTGCCGGGCGCCATCTACTTCGCAGGTCTTTCCGAAGCCTGGATCGCCATCGGCCTGACCGTCGGTGCCTACCTCAACTGGTTGTTCGTCGCAGGCCGCCTGCGTGTGCAGACCGAGTACAACGGCGACGCCCTGACTCTGCCGGACTACTTCTCCAGCCGCTTTGAAGACAACAGCGGCCTGCTGCGCGTCATCTCGGCCATCGTCATCCTGGTGTTCTTCACCATCTACTGCGCTTCCGGCATCGTCGCTGGTGCCCGCCTGTTCGAAAGCACCTTCGGCATGTCGTACGAGACCGCCCTGTGGGCAGGCGCTGCCGCCACCATCGCCTACACCTTCGTCGGTGGCTTCCTGGCGGTGAGCTGGACCGACACCGTACAAGCTTCGCTGATGATCTTCGCCCTGATCCTCACCCCGATCATCGTGCTGATCTCCACCGGCGGCTTCGACGCCACCTTCCTGGCCATCGAAGCGCAGAACCCTGCCAACTTCGACATGTTCCGCGGTGCGACCTTCATCGGCATCATCTCGCTGATGGGTTGGGGCCTGGGCTATTTCGGTCAGCCGCACATCCTGGCGCGCTTCATGGCCGCTGACTCGGTCAAGTCGATCGCCAAGGCCCGTCGTATCTCCATGACCTGGATGATCCTGTGCCTGGCCGGTACCTGTGCCGTCGGTTTCTTCGGTATCGCCTACTTCTCGGCTCACCCCGAGGTCGCCGGTCCTGTCACCGAGAACCACGAGCGCGTGTTCATCGAGCTGGCCAAGATCCTGTTCAATCCATGGGTTGCCGGTGTCCTGCTGTCGGCCATCCTGGCTGCGGTAATGAGCACCCTGAGCTGCCAGCTGCTGGTGTGCTCCAGCGCCCTGACCGAAGACTTCTACAAATCCTTCCTGCGCAAGAATGCCTCGCAGCGTGAGCTGGTCTGGGTCGGTCGCCTGATGGTCCTGGCCGTGGCCCTGATCGCCATCGCCATGGCCTCCAATCCGGAAAACCGCGTGCTGGGCCTGGTGGCCTACGCCTGGGCCGGCTTCGGCGCAGCCTTCGGCCCAGTCGTGCTGATCTCCGTGCTGTGGAAGGGCATGACCCGCAATGGCGCGCTGGCCGGTATCGTTATCGGCGCCCTGACGGTGATCCTGTGGAAGAACTATGTCGGCATGGGGCTGTACGAAATCATCCCGGGCTTCCTGTTCGCCAGCATCGCCATCGTTGTGGTGAGCAAGCTGGGCAGCCCGTCGAGCAGCATGGTTTCGCGCTTTGAAACCGCTGACGCGGCGTACCACACGAACAAGTAA
- a CDS encoding antimicrobial resistance protein Mig-14, giving the protein MFNHIRALRERGWSVIDGQAYADAWERFGGSVATHPQVVEQLAELAQIPVRYLGWHQAGGLKAAIPTWGRHLALSKDVLKRHGKKGLFDLGNAEIILPAAADAGAPLRHAARYLSELNQGRFTGLKAQAEQLAMARPHEDLSKKFRYNQRRELRLLEEAGGVVRPISDFSAAEIAAMYCDLFQRRWGFPATGAARMAEVLERLRDLLIGSVLLLDGAPIAIQLVYRVEAPEWVSVEYINGGVDPETKAFSPGSVLSFLNTQAAWEDARARNKPLRFSFGRADREYKDRWCNPVPVFQS; this is encoded by the coding sequence ATGTTCAATCATATCCGGGCCCTGCGCGAGCGTGGTTGGTCCGTCATCGATGGGCAGGCCTACGCCGACGCCTGGGAGCGCTTTGGCGGCAGTGTCGCCACCCATCCACAGGTGGTCGAGCAATTGGCCGAGCTGGCCCAGATCCCAGTGCGGTACCTGGGCTGGCATCAGGCGGGGGGACTCAAAGCCGCCATTCCCACCTGGGGGCGCCACCTGGCGCTGTCCAAGGATGTGCTCAAGCGCCACGGCAAGAAGGGCCTGTTCGACCTGGGCAACGCGGAAATCATCCTGCCTGCCGCCGCTGATGCCGGTGCGCCACTGCGCCATGCGGCGCGTTATCTCTCCGAGTTGAACCAGGGGCGATTCACCGGGCTCAAGGCGCAAGCCGAGCAATTGGCCATGGCGCGGCCACACGAAGACTTGTCCAAGAAGTTCCGCTACAACCAGCGCCGCGAGCTGCGTCTGCTCGAAGAAGCAGGCGGGGTGGTGCGGCCAATCAGCGATTTCAGCGCGGCCGAGATTGCCGCCATGTACTGTGACCTGTTCCAGCGCCGCTGGGGCTTCCCGGCCACGGGGGCGGCGCGCATGGCCGAGGTGTTGGAGCGCCTGCGGGATTTGCTGATCGGCTCGGTGTTGCTGCTCGATGGGGCGCCGATCGCGATCCAGTTGGTGTACCGGGTGGAGGCGCCGGAATGGGTCAGCGTCGAGTACATCAATGGGGGGGTAGACCCCGAGACCAAGGCCTTCAGCCCGGGCAGCGTCCTGAGTTTCCTCAATACCCAGGCTGCCTGGGAGGATGCCCGAGCACGCAACAAACCGCTGCGGTTCTCTTTCGGTCGTGCTGACCGCGAATACAAAGACCGCTGGTGCAACCCCGTGCCGGTGTTCCAGTCGTGA
- a CDS encoding 23S rRNA (adenine(2030)-N(6))-methyltransferase RlmJ, producing the protein MNYRHAFHAGNHADVLKHIVLTRLIALMSRKEQPFAYIDTHAGLGLYDLQGDQATRTGEYLEGVARLWNREDLPAVTADYLRIIKRLNPDGELRYYPGSPELARRLMRQQDRALLNEKHPEDGPLLKDNMKKDPRVVVHLGEGWHVPRALLPVQEKRAVMLIDPPFEQADELKRCTVAMKEAIGRMRQTVAAIWYPIKDQRSLTRFYQDLTSTGAPKLLRVELYVHHQDSPQGLNGSGLAIANPPWGLEEELRELLPWLANELAQTAGSFRMDWLIAE; encoded by the coding sequence ATGAACTATCGTCACGCCTTCCACGCCGGCAACCATGCCGACGTCCTCAAGCACATCGTGCTGACCCGCCTCATCGCCCTGATGTCGCGCAAGGAACAGCCATTCGCCTACATCGATACCCATGCCGGCCTCGGCCTGTACGACCTGCAAGGCGACCAGGCGACCCGCACCGGCGAATACCTCGAAGGTGTCGCCCGGCTCTGGAATCGCGAAGACCTGCCGGCAGTCACCGCTGACTACCTGCGTATCATCAAACGCCTTAACCCGGACGGCGAGTTGCGCTACTACCCTGGTTCGCCGGAGCTGGCACGGCGCCTGATGCGCCAGCAGGACCGGGCGTTGCTCAATGAGAAACACCCTGAAGACGGCCCACTGCTCAAGGACAACATGAAGAAGGACCCGCGCGTGGTCGTACACCTGGGGGAGGGCTGGCATGTGCCTCGGGCATTGCTGCCGGTCCAGGAAAAGCGCGCGGTTATGCTGATCGATCCGCCGTTCGAGCAGGCCGATGAGCTCAAGCGCTGCACCGTGGCGATGAAAGAGGCGATCGGTCGCATGCGCCAGACTGTCGCGGCGATCTGGTACCCGATCAAGGATCAGCGCTCGCTGACACGTTTCTATCAGGACCTGACCAGCACCGGGGCACCCAAGTTGCTGCGGGTCGAGCTGTATGTCCATCACCAGGACAGTCCCCAGGGCCTCAACGGCTCGGGGCTGGCCATCGCCAATCCGCCTTGGGGCCTGGAAGAGGAGCTGCGCGAGCTGCTGCCGTGGCTGGCCAATGAGTTGGCGCAAACAGCCGGCAGCTTCCGCATGGACTGGCTGATCGCCGAGTAA